The following are encoded together in the Primulina tabacum isolate GXHZ01 chromosome 18, ASM2559414v2, whole genome shotgun sequence genome:
- the LOC142533390 gene encoding uncharacterized protein LOC142533390, which translates to MEKEKEKTQQERDEAEGGKRQHQPPTISPLQPLTENAYGGGMYGTEEGQLKDPTKPPASATQSADGPDEATAQPKHKPPPSTGDKDLDITGQSYIQ; encoded by the coding sequence atggaaaaagaaaaagagaaaacGCAGCAAGAGAGGGATGAAGCGGAGGGTGGGAAGAGGCAGCACCAGCCACCTACTATTTCACCGTTGCAGCCACTCACTGAAAACGCATACGGCGGCGGAATGTATGGAACCGAGGAGGGTCAATTGAAAGATCCGACGAAGCCACCAGCCAGCGCCACACAGAGCGCGGATGGGCCGGATGAGGCCACCGCCCAGCCCAAGCACAAGCCGCCTCCATCCACCGGTGACAAGGACCTCGATATAACCGGCCAATCTTACATTCAGTGA
- the LOC142532499 gene encoding uncharacterized protein LOC142532499, with translation MHSIGAHIYDVATSRKLLTRNRLKYLDDKSCVLCNGAEESVHHLYFICPIARSIWNGIRDWLGLRKIMDSPTTVLNAFQGVYRGNSTLNMMRCAVLSATVYHVWNIKNGVMFDNAKPNVEEIIKAIKIHVFRCIPRSIDFFQPSTRSGLL, from the coding sequence ATGCATTCTATCGGAGCACATATTTATGATGTGGCTACTAGTCGGAAACTCCTCACGCGAAACAGGTTAAAATATCTTGATGATAAATCGTGTGTGCTTTGTAATGGTGCAGAGGAATCGGTTCATCACCTATATTTCATCTGCCCTATAGCACGATCGATCTGGAATGGTATACGTGACTGGCTTGGCTTGAGGAAGATCATGGATTCACCGACAACTGTTCTTAATGCGTTTCAAGGCGTCTACCGTGGCAACTCGACGCTGAATATGATGAGATGTGCAGTTCTCTCAGCAACTGTGTATCACGTGTGGAACATCAAAAATGGAGTTATGTTCGACAATGCAAAGCCCAACGTTGAAGAAATAATCAAGGCGATCAAGATACATGTCTTCCGTTGCATACCGAGATCTATCGATTTTTTCCAGCCCTCGACTCGTAGTGGTCTTTTATGA
- the LOC142532500 gene encoding uncharacterized protein LOC142532500: MVTNFRRSLSFHNHTLHNSAKPKKTLHARSASLPCPSHPIIFQLRDEIDYLNDWATSESGLRTSAWLCDGLIRMKMVHDSMDDLLQLPQTRESLRGGGNYPDLMEKLLEHLLRFVEVYSMFQTLVLRLKEEYSAAQIAVRRRDDSKIFVHSKNLNRIGKEISNLVCNFHSMGKPIMPVGSSHDEEAELIEVINDVIKATIVISATVFGGISNSSAFRKPSSIGLSFKKKGKSEEGIRELEEINLDDLSGLRKKKEEDVKIVSKKMHEMEDCVVDIEGSGERVFRSLINSRVSLLNVLTQ, translated from the coding sequence ATGGTGACTAATTTTCGCAGATCCCTCTCGTTTCATAACCACACCTTGCACAATTCGGCAAAACCCAAGAAAACACTTCATGCCAGATCCGCCAGTCTCCCATGCCCATCACACCCGATAATTTTCCAGCTCCGAGACGAAATCGATTACTTGAACGACTGGGCTACTTCAGAATCCGGACTAAGAACCTCTGCTTGGCTCTGCGACGGCTTGATCCGGATGAAAATGGTCCACGATTCGATGGACGATCTTTTACAGCTACCACAGACTCGAGAATCCCTCCGCGGCGGTGGGAACTACCCCGACTTGATGGAGAAGCTGCTGGAACACTTGCTCCGATTCGTCGAAGTCTACAGCATGTTCCAGACGCTGGTCCTGAGGTTAAAAGAGGAGTATTCCGCAGCTCAAATCGCGGTGAGAAGAAGAGACGACAGCAAAATCTTTGTGCATTCCAAAAATCTAAACAGAATCGGTAAAGAAATCAGCAATCTTGTTTGTAATTTTCATTCGATGGGAAAGCCGATAATGCCGGTGGGGTCATCGCATGATGAAGAAGCAGAGCTAATCGAAGTCATAAACGATGTAATCAAAGCCACCATAGTAATTTCAGCCACGGTTTTTGGCGGGATTTCGAACTCTTCCGCATTCCGAAAACCATCTTCCATTGGGCTCAGCTTCAAGAAGAAAGGGAAGAGTGAAGAGGGAATCAGAGAACTGGAAGAAATAAATTTGGATGATTTGTCAGGTTTAAGGAAGAAAAAAGAGGAAGATGTGAAAATTGTGAGCAAGAAAATGCATGAAATGGAAGACTGTGTAGTAGATATTGAAGGGTCAGGCGAGAGGgttttcagaagtttgatcaatTCTAGGGTTTCATTACTCAATGTTCTCACACAATAG